The Lachnospiraceae bacterium KM106-2 nucleotide sequence ATAAGGATTTAGATGTTCCTCTAAGGCGCCACCCATTCCCCAAGGCTCTCTTTGTTCCAATTCATACTCCGTACTTTTATTTACCCAATCATAGAGATCGCTCCAGCGTGCAAACTCACCCATAGGAATGCAGTATACCGCATATAATCCGCCTGGCAATTGTCTCTTTTCCAATGGTTCTAATACCTTTTGATCCTCCGGTATCGTTATGTAATATTCATACCCATACAGGTCGCCGGGATACTTAGGACAAGGATTGTTACATCCAAATATCCTCAGATCCGATTTTTTATCTAATAAGTTTTCTTTCTTTACAAATTGATCTAGTTTGGCCATTGCATGCATTTCCGGATCTAATCCGAGATAATGACTACATGCCGTCACCATCGCTGGCAGATGCAGTACTCTTACCTCCTCATCCCTTAAACCATTTAGCTGCTCCTCAACCTTATCTAAATTCTTTTTCCTTTCTTTAGTAAAAGTCAAAGATTCTTTCAATATGGGTAATTTCCCAATCGATTCTAGAATCTCTGACTCATTACTTAAGGCTGCTGCTAGATTTTGATCTACATAAAGTGAGAGCTTATGAATAAGCTCCTCATAAATTGTTTGTAACGTCGTTAACGCCGTAATCGTTTGATTCGTCTCTGTTAAATGTTCCTTAAAGAGAGTCAGCGCTTGTTCTACATCTTGATTCTCTAATAGTGCAGGTATCTCCTTTAATCGAATATTGAGTTTACGTAAGAGCAATATCTGCTGTAACCGCTTTACCTCGCCTTGATCGTAAGTACGATATGCATAATCGTCTTGCTTTCTGCTTCTGATCAAGCCCAGCTCCTCATAGTACCTTAATGTCCTTGTCGATACCCCACACATTTTTGATAAGCTACTGATTGTAACAAGATCCATCTCATCTCTTCCTTTCTTTAAAGACAAATGATAAAGGATGACGTCACGTCAAAGTCAAGTATTCATCGGAATACCACCAGTTTATTTCTTAATTATGACATTTTATCGTCAACCAAATTAATCTTCTGATCCAATTACTTGTTTCATCATACTCTCCGTCTGAAATACCTCTTCGAATAAGAAACACTCGGATAAATACTCCAAATTATCTTCAGAATGTTCTACTTCTTTTGAATAGATTCTGGCTACATCAATTCGATCCTCTACCGTAAATGCATTCCCATTCTTAACAAAGCGCACTATATCCATATCACGGATCATAAGAAAACTTGCTGCTGCAAATTTTACCTTTGCTAATACATTGGAATCATAAACTGCCTTCATAAAATATCGGAAGATAAAATACACCATCAAGTTCTCATATTCATATTCTCTTTCTCGATAATGACTCATAAAGTCTTTTAGACTCTGAGCATATTCTTGAGTCTCAAAAAATGCTTTTACCTCATCATAGTAAGTTCTCCACTCTTCATCTAAGATCTCCATACCGGCAAATAACTCCATTCTCTCCTCAAACGCCAGTTTTAGTTCCTCTTCGATAGCAGGATTTACTTCGATCGCTCTTTGCTTCCCTAATAGAATGTCGCCATAATTGTGTACCAGTTCTTCGATCTCTTCTGGTGTATCATGTTTGATCAGTTCTTGTAGTTCCGTTGCAAATGCAATTAAAAGACTGATTCTCTCTTCAATCTTTCTCTCTCTCCACTGAACGATCTGAATTGCCATATCTCTTGCATCCTGAAAATAAGATGCCATTCCCTTTTCTTCCTCTGTTTCATCCTCATCTTCATCATAGTATTCCGGAATCTCCGTTTCCAGAAAGGATGCTTTATGATCATCTAAGAAGATCAGTCTCCCTGCTTCCTCGCAAGATAATCCAAGACATTTCTCTCTCGTATGATCATACTCAAGAGTAAAACGTGGATACTCCGTACAAATCTCACAAAGGGAACTTTCCCCCAATTCAATGCAGATATCACATAGATTATCCTTATTAAGTAATGGACAGCGACCACCTTTTTGTAAAATAAAGCTTGGCTCCTCGCTGTTCATTATCTTAGAACGAAGTCGATCTCCAAATTCTCCTTCTACGGTCTTGTAATAATCATACGTATCTTCATCAATATCTATCTCCCAGCCGATGCAGCAGCTATCTTTACAGCGATCGGCTAAGCATTTGAATTGTTCATAATAATCGGGTACTCTAAGTATCATGTTCTGATGCTCCTTTTTTCAACAGTATCGTACCATTTAGAATAACTCTTTTCTCCTCTTTTGGCAATCCTTTCGCAATCGCAATAATGCTTCATCCTTTCTCTTACACTCTAACATTACATAACAATCGCGTATTGTAGTTTTCATAATCGCTTCTTCCATCTTTTCATAATCCTCTACCGCTACATAATCACTATGTGCATGTTTCTTTCCTTCCTTATCACTAGATAGATGAAACTTCGGATAACGATCACCCCATGTAGGGATCACCTTCTTCACACAATCCTCATAAGAATAGATTCCCGGATTCCATTCATAATGCTTATTATCAAAAACAATGGGAATTCCAATCTTTTCATGTACTTTCAGACATTCATCAACGGTAAACGAAACGTGATCATTTTCTAATACCAAATAAGACTTTGTATTTTCTTGAAATCGTCCAAAATTTTTACAAAAGACATCAATCGCCTCTTCTACCGTATCATATCCGCCTTTCATACCCAGATGAAGGGTAATGTTCGGAATTTTATCTAATTCCATCACTTCAAACATATCTGCAAATAAATTCAAAGAATGAATGGTACGCTCCACAACATCTTCTTTCTTCGAATTTAATACAAAATATTGGGATGGATGGGTGGATAGCTGCATCTGGAACTGATTCGCTATCTCCCCTACTTTCTTTAGTTCCTCTTTCACATCACTCACTTTATAATAATCAAGATCGATCTGAGGAAGGAGCTGTTCCGAAAGCCGATAAGCATAAATATCCTCTCTTTCATTTGCATATAACAATCGGGCAAGATCAAGAACATTCTCTCTGGCCTTGTCTAACAAATAGGGCTTTCTCTTCTCATAATCCATCTTTTCTAAATACGTTTTCGTAGAAGCACGATTACATCTTATTTCTGGATGAAGCATGGTCACACAACAATATCCTAAATTAATTGCCATATTAATACACCTTTCTAATTTATATCTATTTTTTTTGATCTTTTGTGCTATAATGAGGTGGGTTATAAAATGTGTTTTTAACACATCGTACTAAGGAGGAGTCCGTTTTGGAAAACGTTCACAAAAGAAATCTTATTATTATTTGGGGGTGCATTCTTGCACTCGCTACAACCACGATAGGAGGATACGGATTATGTCCTGTTGCATATAAGGGGATTGCAACGTTAGTGGTCACAGGGATTATCTGCTCCATCATTTACAAACTAAGCATTGATGATACAAAAAAAGCGCTTACACTTGTATTATTACCATCCTATGCTATTCTAATTTATTCTTGGATCGTAGGTGGAAACTCAACGGCGTTTGAGGCTACATATGTAACACTAGGTATGGCAGCCGGTTACTTTAACCGAAAGATCATCAAACTCTTTACCATTCCTTTTATCATCGTAACTAGTATTGTAAGTCTACTCGATTACAAAATATTATCTGATTTTTCACTTATTGGTGCAGTAACTAGAATCATTATCTTTACAGCAACAAGTATTTTAATCTATATTGGTACCGTATACGGAGAAGAGAAGATCAAACAAGTACGAGAGACTCTTCAGACGATTGACGCAAATCGAGACCTTGCACACAAAGTTTCAAATAATTTAAATGATCAAGTACAGCACTCGTTGGATGCTGTCAACAATGTCACCGAACAATCGAATATGATCACGGAATCTACAGAACAGATTTCACATGTCGTAGAAGAAAATAGCAATGCCTTTTTGAGTGTTAGTAAGAAGATCAAAACGACATTAGATCAAGTGAATCAGAATTATGAAAATGCTTCTAAATTAGAACAGAGCTTCCATAGCGTTAACGATGCTGTTACAAATGGAAACGAGAAAGCCGCAACCGTTAAAACCTCTATGAATCAAATGGCAGGTCAGGTTGGCAGTGCCAAAGAAGCTACCGTTGCATTACTCGATCAGATGGATAACATCCAAAATATTTTATCTGAAATCACATCCATTGCAGAGCAAACAAATCTTCTCTCTCTAAACGCTTCCATTGAAGCCGCTCGCGCAGGTGAGCAAGGACAAGGATTTGCTGTTGTCGCCAATGAGATACGTTCTTTATCTGAAGGAAGTAAAAATGCTGCTGATCACATTCAGGAAATCTTGACTTCATTAGCATCCTTAACTCAAGATGTTACCGATAAAATATCGGCTGGTGCCAATGCAGCTGTACAGAGTGAAGATGATATCACAGAACTCTTAGGAGTCCTACACATGATCGATTCCTCTACAAGTGAAGCAACGAAAGTTGTCTCAAATGAATTCAAAATTATCGAGTCAATTCGCGATCAATATAATGACATTAATACAGAAGTGGAATCTGTTGCCGCAACTTCTGAGGAAAATACCGCAATGATCATTACGATCAACGAAAGTGTATTAGCTCAGACAGAGGCAATTCATAAATTATCTGAGTCCATTAAAGAGATGAAAGAATCTTCAGATAAACTTTCAGAAAGTATTTAATTATAATTACAAAGCAAAAATAGCTTACAATCCTTTTACCGATTGTAAGCTATTTTTTACTCTTCGTTTGTAATCATATAATAAGTGAATGCACTATAAACGGCATCCTCTGATTCATAGCGAATTGATATTCGATTTGTCCCGCTATAAAGTTCTTTTGTAGAAAATGTAATGGTCTCATTCTCCATACAAGGAGTGACCACCTTACTCTTTAAGAAATTTCCAACCATAACCTTATATGGTTTCAACACAGTTCCATCCATTGTCTTGATATTCTCTGTGATCACAACTTTCTCCCCTATGATCTTTGCTAATCCAACTACAATGAATTGTTCTTTCACGCTAACTGTCTTTAGTGCTTTTAGATTACCAAGGACTGAAATATCACAAATCTCATTATTGTCTAGCTGCAACTCCCTCAAATTAACGGCCGACTGTAATCCTTCTAAATTTGTGATACGCTTTCCTTCTGCATGCAAAGATGTCAGTTTAAGCATATCCTCACTGGTAATCTCCTCTTCACTTAAGCTGAGCGCATTCTTAATAGCTGCTTTTAAACGTTTATCTGGTATTATTACCATTTCTACTAAATCAATCACTCATTCACACCTTAACCTTATTTCTTATTTTTGTCCCCGTTTGCTAAATGCTGATAAAACGAAATCTAGCTGCCAAATATTTATTCCCTCAGTAAATATCCGACAGCTAGACTAATAGCCTTTACAATTATATAATTATAATGCTTCCTTTGTAGACCATGACATCGTAACCCAAAAGGTATCGATGTCATCTCTACGTATATGTGAGTTTATACTCCCCAGGTTGTGTGACGAATCTGTATGACCATTTTCTAATATCTTAATCATAGATAATCTCCCTCAAATATCTATCATTGCTATCGAAACAGCGAGAAAATATGAGAATAATGATAGAAAGGATTTAGATTGGCTTCCCAGTTCCTATGTAAAATCCATTTCTATAACAGATAAAAAATGAACTGCCAGAGTAGTACATGCAGAAGATTATGATTTATGCATCCCTGCCATCCCCAATCTCTCCCTCAAAAGTTGGTTCCTGCATTTCGTGCGGAGCATAGATATATTTTGATTCAAACGTAAGCACTTACCCTCATGGCTTAAGCTTGTATCAATATAAAAAAAGTCACTCCTGCGAAAGAGCGACTTGAATAAACATTAGAATTCTTCTAACATAACAAAAAGTATAAGTACTCTTTGGCAACTGGCTGACATGATGTAAGATTATCTTACATTTTAGTCCCTATAGCTTTGCGTCACCAGATTTCTCTGGCTATGCCTATTTAGTTGTTCAAATGTATTCTATCAAAAAATTCATCACTTGTATACCGGAAATTTATACCATATCATATTTTTTTACATTCTCTTAAGTATTCTTCCCATATTTCAACATTATAATGTTCTGGTTGCATACGGATCGCACGCTCCAATGTAGAAATAATATTCTTTAGTCGTTCCTCATCCATCTCGTCGATTTCTTCTGGTTCTCCATCTTCATTATAGTAAACAGAGAAATCAATATCGTCATAATCTAACTCATCTGCAAATATATTCATTTCGTTTCCTTTCCACCGTCGTTCTTACATATCCACACTGTTCTTTAACACATACTCTGTTGCATAACAGATGATCACCAAAATAGCAGGAATTATGATTGTCGTTTTAACGATTGTTGTATTCATAAAATAAGCAATAGCAAATAGACTGCCCAAAATCATACAGCAGATCAGCCATGTCACCAAAAATCGTAATACCTTATTTTTAATTCTAGGTGTTTCGAATGCATTCCGACACACAAGTTCAACTACAACATTTGCAAGAATCACATACAATACAAAATTAAGGAGATCCCCATTAGATAAACGAAATTGTAGCAAGTCGATCTTTTCTGCCAGGTTAAGCAAAACCTGTTTTATAATTGTTATCACCATGATGATCCAGACACAACTAAGTAATAAGGATACTCTCCCATAAATCTTCTGCTTTTTAGTCAATTGTGGAACCTCACATACTACGGAATCGCAGAACTCTTTATAATCATCGCCTATGATCTGTTCGATCGTATCTCCTCGTTCCTGACCATCTAATATCATCTGAGTAATATCAAAACGGATCTTTTCCTGGTTATACTCTGTTATTTGCTTTCCTCTTAAATATACAATGATATTCGTTAGTGCTTCTTGATTCTCTTCTTTTATCTGTTTATCTAAACGATTATTCTCTTTTAACAGCTTCTTTGTCTTTTTATTCATGCTCACGTCCTCCAATCACTTGATCAACCGCTTCTGTCATTGCTAGATAACTATCCTCGAATTCTTTTATCTTCATCTTTCCTTCTTCCGTAATTGAGAAATATTTTCTCTTCGGTCCAGAACTTGATTGACGATAAGTTGCTTTGATACAGTTATTTTTTTCTAATCTGAGTAGAATAGGGTAAATCGTTCCCTCTGATATCATTCCAAACCCATAACGGCTCAGCATCTCTGATATTTCATAACCATAGGTCTCGTTCTTCTCAATAATAATTAGAATAACACCCTCCAACATCCCTTTTAACATTTGTGTTGATATCAAATGATCACTCCTTTCTAGTATTATGTATTGCAAAGTACTACTATAATGTATTGCATAATAGTGAAATTGTCAACTACTTTTAGTCTATTTTACATAATATAAACAAATTCTTGACTCAATCTTTACAATCTTCGCTTACGATAACTGCAAAATACTGATACAAAGGAGATCCCTCATGAACCAAAGAAAAACAATTGCTATGCAGTTTAGAAAAATTAATCGTCTGATCGGAATTACAATCTTTTTACTCATCGCAATCTATACCGGTGTCTTGTTTTTGATCAAATCTCAGCTCAGTGATTTCTATCACCAATCCTTTTACGTTGTTACGGAGACTTCAGCTCTCTGCTCTGAATTAGAGAGTATGGAAAATGATATGTACAAAGCGCTTTTGTTACAGAACGATTCCTCCCTAACCTTATTAGAATCCTCAAATAAAACGCTTTCCACACTTCAAAAAGAAGTTACTTTACTGAGCAGTCAGTCTGCTGAATATCAAAAATGGCTCACCGCCCTTAATAACTCAATGAAACTATGGGTTCCTCTCCACCAAGATATGATCAAAAGTTGCAAGAATGAAGATTACCAAATGACCGCTCAAATCTTTAATAATCAATATAAGTTGTTACTCGATGAAGGGAAAAAATCTCTTCAATCTATTAAGCAGAAAGCACTTACTAGTTCTTCCGCTTACTATGCACGAATTGAACAACTCCAGCTTGCAAGCATCCTCTGCGTAAGTATCGGTGCCCTGATCGGAATATTCGCCGTCTTTACCTTTATCAAACGTTTGAAAAACTCAATCCTGCCTCCACTCCAATCACTCACGGAGCTAGCATCCTCTTATGGAAAAGGTCAGCTAAGGGGACAGCAGAATTTTCATTCTGATAACGAATTTGGCTTACTGGCTCAGACTATGGAACAAATGGCCCAACAGATCTATCGTATTCTTTCAGATATCGAATCCGTAACCAGCGCATTTACCAATCGAAATTTGAATGCCGAAATCTCCGAAAACTATGATGGCGACTTTTATTTAATCCAGACTGCATTAGAACAACTCTCACAATCGATCAAATCACCGATCAAGCAGATGGAGACTTGTTCAAACGATCTCATTCATTCTGCTTCTACTTTAAGCAATAGCTCGGAACATTTATTAGGCTTATGTGTAGAGCAATCAGACGAGACCGTAAAGCTTCAGCACACACTAGAAGCACTTTCTGATCGAATCACACAAAATCTAGACACCAATAATCATCTTCTAGTATTCATGCAAAACTGCACCAAGAAGGGAGATCAAGGTCAAGAGGATATGAAAGAACTTATGGAATCTGTATCTGCCACCGTTGATCTTTCTGCAAATATCCAGTCCATTCTCAGTCAACTCCAAAAGATTGCAAAAACAACCAAACTACTTGCATTAAATGCTTCTATCGAAGCTGCCAGAGCTGGCGATCAAGGAAATAGTTTTCATGTAGTTGCTGAACAGATCAGTACTCTTGCTGAAGAAAGCACTACGATCGCCTCTAAAGCAAATCAATTTATCAGTGATTCCTTAGTTCAGATGGAACGATGTCAAGAAACTGCTTTTTCTACCAATCGCTCCTTAAGAGATTTAAACGATGAAATACAGACTATTTTTAGCAGGATGCAGTCTGCTGCCGACTCACTTCGTCTTGGCGTTGATGACATCGGTCAGGTAACAAATGGTCTTTCGACTATTACGGATAAAACAGAAGAGACTGTTCTTTCCGCTAGAAAAAACCAGTCTCTTTCTTCTTCCTTGCAATCTCAAGCTGATGCTCTTACTGACATCGTAGGACAATATCAATTGTAATTCTTATCATTCAAAGCGATACAAGGAAGTCTCTTTCTTCTGAAACCGCTCATAGGCGATCAATGCAAGAAGTGCTTGCTCGCTTGCTATCTCATTGGAGACATTTTCTTCTGTCTCCAATCGTGAATGAGCAAACCCTCCATCTTCATTTCGATACTGTAATAAGCCATCCAATGCCGTTTTACCACTTTTTACGAATCTCTGATCATCTTCTGGATCAATTCCTAGTGCCGTCAATGCAATTATTACTTGTGCTGTGCTTTCAGAACTCTGAAGCGAGACATCACCAAAATCTCCATTTGTCGTCTGCTTTCTACTTAAAAATATAAGTGCACGACTGACCGCCTCTTTTACATTTTGTTGTTTCTTATAAGGGGCAAGGGCACAAAGAGCCATGGCTGTAATATCAATATCTTCTTCAAACTCTGTCAGACCAAATGCACCACTTTTCTTCTGTGCGGATAAAACTGCATTTATCATTTCTTCTCTTGTCTCATAGGCATCGTCCGGCACCTCATAAGATCTAGAATCTAGTAAGATCAAAGCCCAGATATATCCGTTCAATCCCTGCGTATCCAAAGGAGCGGTATATCCTCGATTATATGTGCCATCTCCAAGAAAATCCATAGTATCAAAACTCTTGATATCTTCTCCTAATGCTGACAAAGTAAGACCGATCCGGTGCCACTCCGTAGCTTTTCTCTCATCTAACGTATTATTCTCTTCATAAGAACGCTTCACATGCTGGACTAATCTGGTCGCATAACCGCTATAATCATCGGATAACTGACTTCTTGCAATTCCAAATGCAAACCAATCCACTGTTGAGGTTCCTGCATAATTTAGAAATTCATCCTGCATCAAATCCTGATCAGTTGCAATTCCCATAGTTGTCTTCTTCCAATTTACAATCTCTTCGATCATTTTCTGATATACTGATTTCCTATGAAAAGCAAAAGAAAGGAATATGAAAAGCACTGATAGCAGGATAAAAATGATACCTCCAACTCTTAGTTTCTTCTTCACGTTATGCGTCCTTTCCTAAGCAAAGGGTATATTTTAATAGAATCCGATCTCCCGACTGAATTGAATGGTCACTCATTCCTACTCCGGCATAAACTCCGTTTACACAATATCTCCATCCAGAAAACTTAGTAAAATCAAATTCACCAAGACTGTCCTCCAAATATTTGTTCTCACGGAACTTCACTCCATTGTCATCAAGAATCTCTTTTACCCGATCCGATAACGAAACCTTGCTAATCATATGCCCTTTTTTTATCCTTGCCAGATAGAAATCACTTTCCAGACTTCCCGTATGGGAATAAGTGTACCCAGCCTGATTCAGCCCTCTTACAACAGCATGGGCGGCACTTTCTCCTTCGTAATAAGGGACTTTCAGATTCGATACCAAGGTTCCATTTCCAATCACACTGGCATCAATAGATAATAAGATACTGCCAACGGGTACTCGTGTCGGTACAACTGTTGGACTTGGTGTCATTGTCGGTGCAACGGTTTCTTGTGATGGATTGGTTGATGGCTGCAATGATGGTTTTGATGATTCTATTGTACTTTGCTGAGGTGATTTTGTCTCCGTAATAGCATCTTTAGAACTCTCTTCCTGAACTGAAACATTTACTGACCCCGGCTGCTTTGTTACCGTTATGTCACCAGCAAACGGAGACGCTTTTACCGTCTCCGTTCCTTTCTTATTGGATGTAAGATCCTTTTGTGCTGTTACCTTTTCTTTCTCTTTTTCTGATGGAACCTGATTCTTAGAATTGACTTTAGCTTCATTTGCTGGACTTTTTGTTTGCTTTCCATTTGGCTGATTGGAAACCGTATTCTGAACTGGACTCTCACTTACTATCACAGATTCAGTTTTATTCTTGCTCTCAGAATTTGCAACGGTTTGATCATCCAATCGAATCCATAAGAGCGAGATACCAAAGATCAGCATCAAAGTTATCCCACCCCATATTAGGCGTATCTTTTTGTTGTTCATACCAAACCTCGTTTTCTACCAGAACTTAATCTTTCTTTTTCTTAATGTAAAATAAAGTCCTCCCGATACAGACGATACGCCGACTGTCGTTACTGCAACTTTCATCGGTGTACTAAATGGAGTCTTTTTTTGTACACTCTGCTGCTGTCTTATCACAGTCGCTTTCTTATCATTCCCGCTATTATCCTTCTTAGGAGTGTGTTCTTCGCTTATTGCATCAATTGTTTCCTCACGATTCTGATTCTCTTCTTCCGTTTCTGATACTTCTGATAATATATTATTTGGTGATGTCGTATTATGACTTACTTGTTCTATCACTGGTTTCTGTGTTAGAGTTGGCTCGCTCTTAGGAACCGTCAGATTCCCATTAGACTCCGTACTCTCTTCTTTCTTCTGAGACTCTTCCTTTGCCGGCTGCTTTTCTGGTACTGGTGTAACCATTTGTTCCGGTGTCGGCTCTGGCATCGGTGTCTTCTCAGCTTCAGGAGTAACATCTGTCTCAGGTTTTACTTGTGGTTCTTGATTCTCTTCCTGTTCCGGATCATCCTCTGGTTCTGGTTTCATCTCTGGACTTGGCTTCACCTCTGGTTCTGGCTTTAGTTGTGGTTCAGTCACCGGACGTTCCGTTCGTACCATACCAAAGGAATAAATATTAAAAGCTTTTTTCGCTTTCTTCATTTCTTGATATGCAACTAATGCTCGAAATCCTTGTTCTGTAGCCATAGCATTGGCTTTCGTATCACTTTCCTTCCACTTAAATCCACTGTGATCACTCATAGCATAAGCAAGAAGAGCTTCCAATGCACTTGTGCCATCTTTACAAAAACGAGGATCTGTATCTGCATCGATTCCTAACGCTGATAACGCCACGATCACCATGGACGCTGAATTAGAATTATCATTATCTCCGCTTGCATAGGCCCCTCCCTCTCGCTGTTCTGTAGAAAGGAAATTGATTGCTTTCTCAACTGCGTTTACAAGAGCAGAATCGGCATTTTCTGCAAAATAATAAGTTGATAATGCATGCACAGCCATTGCTGTCATATCTACATCTCCGGTTCTTCCCATAAAAGAGAATCCACCATCTGACTTTTGTTCCGCCAATAATAACTTAAGAATTTCTTCTTTGCTTTGTAATGCCTTTTCATGTTCTCTATATTGCCCTGATTCATAAGCATTTAAGGCAAAGATCAAACTATTAACTAGCTCATCTTCCATATCGATCTGACCTAGTTCTTCTATGGCATCATACCACTTGCCCTGATACTGAATATTTGCTGCATCTACCCCGATTGCACTTAATGCGATAATATGTTTCTCTAAATCAGTCGAGTAGTTGCTTGAATCCTTTGTCATCAATAATTCTACTGTATTCTGAACCAACTGTTCTTTGGCAGTTAGAGAATCCACTTTACCATAGGCGGTCATATCAATAATTACAAATGGATCTGCATCATCGAGGTACATATCGGCGATCTGATCCTTTAACTGATCAACATCAACGGTAACTTCCACTTTTGGCTTTCTTAATACCGGATAACCGCCTTCATTCTGATACCACTTTTTGTTCTTTCCACGATTCGCGTTCAATAGAGTTACAAAAGGCTCACTTTGCATCTCTTCTGTTGTTTTAGCAGTAGCAAAATTTTCATAAGCATCTTTATTAAAGACATTTCTATCGTAATAAACATAAGATCCATTTGATGCATTTCCCATAGCAACTGCATAATTCCTTTTACTTGTACCAGATACATAACAATTCGTTATCTTTCCATTCTGGTTATCGCCCGCTAACAAACCAGATCGATACGCCCAGCTAGGTGATAGTGTACCGATTGCATAACTATTTTCAATCGTTCCTTTATTAACACCAGTCAGGAACCCGATATCCGTTGGAAAAGCATTACATTCCACATCACCTTTGATTCCGATGTTCTTAATGGTTCCGGATGAAACTGCGAACATACCAACCAAAAACTCTTTTCCTGTATACTTCAGCTTAAAATTACGGATCTCATATCCATTACCATCTAAAACTCCAGTAAAAGGTAGATCTTTATTTCCGATCACATCCCAATTCTTCGTAAGTTCAATATGATTTGTCAGGACATAGTGGCCCCCCATATCATTCTTAATAGCACGTAACTCTTCTTCCGTACTAATATATTGAGTCGTTACCTCTTCCTCTGGTGTCTCTTGCTTCATTGTCAGTTTGGGATAACCATCTTCCCCTTTGATCCATACAATGCCAGTCTGATCTTGATTTAGAACTGCAAGAAACTGCTCTGATTGCATTTCTTTGGTTGTCTTTCCGATTGTATCCTTTTGTAATTCTCCTTCATACAAAGAGGTATTCGTATAGAAATGTTTTAGATTTACGATCGTTGAATTTCCAAAGATATCAACACCTTTCACCGCACTATAACAATATCTACCGATCCCCTTATCATAAATTCCT carries:
- a CDS encoding ferric siderophore transport system, periplasmic binding protein TonB, with product MKQKIALLLVVVLMLSILPIQTVSVSAAPAGIAINTEEDLRNMSMKGSYYLANDIEITKGWTTLGSFSGNLDGNGYVIKNLNITTPQDDGYGVKLYGLFREIGSGGKVVNLGIEGSIHVPELKDAVGVSAGLLAGIISNDYYGNGEERIKNCYVKGEITSAATMKQQSLGGLAGIYDKGIGRYCYSAVKGVDIFGNSTIVNLKHFYTNTSLYEGELQKDTIGKTTKEMQSEQFLAVLNQDQTGIVWIKGEDGYPKLTMKQETPEEEVTTQYISTEEELRAIKNDMGGHYVLTNHIELTKNWDVIGNKDLPFTGVLDGNGYEIRNFKLKYTGKEFLVGMFAVSSGTIKNIGIKGDVECNAFPTDIGFLTGVNKGTIENSYAIGTLSPSWAYRSGLLAGDNQNGKITNCYVSGTSKRNYAVAMGNASNGSYVYYDRNVFNKDAYENFATAKTTEEMQSEPFVTLLNANRGKNKKWYQNEGGYPVLRKPKVEVTVDVDQLKDQIADMYLDDADPFVIIDMTAYGKVDSLTAKEQLVQNTVELLMTKDSSNYSTDLEKHIIALSAIGVDAANIQYQGKWYDAIEELGQIDMEDELVNSLIFALNAYESGQYREHEKALQSKEEILKLLLAEQKSDGGFSFMGRTGDVDMTAMAVHALSTYYFAENADSALVNAVEKAINFLSTEQREGGAYASGDNDNSNSASMVIVALSALGIDADTDPRFCKDGTSALEALLAYAMSDHSGFKWKESDTKANAMATEQGFRALVAYQEMKKAKKAFNIYSFGMVRTERPVTEPQLKPEPEVKPSPEMKPEPEDDPEQEENQEPQVKPETDVTPEAEKTPMPEPTPEQMVTPVPEKQPAKEESQKKEESTESNGNLTVPKSEPTLTQKPVIEQVSHNTTSPNNILSEVSETEEENQNREETIDAISEEHTPKKDNSGNDKKATVIRQQQSVQKKTPFSTPMKVAVTTVGVSSVSGGLYFTLRKRKIKFW